A segment of the Myxococcales bacterium genome:
GCCCGACACCACGCCCCGCAACCCCGCGTCGGTCCGCCAGAAATGCAGAACCCCGAGAAGCTCGCACCGCTCGGGGTTCCGTTCAACGTTGGGTCGGCTTCACTATCCCGAGTCGAAAATGGCTCCCCACCCAGGACTCGAACCAGCGACCCGCGGGGGCCCGCCGCCGGAGTGCCCGAGCGATCCACTCCCCGCGCCTACGTTGCCACCCCGCCAATCGCGCGGCGATCTCGTCGGCGGCGACGGCCTCGGTGGCCTCGCCGCGCGCGATGTTGTCACGCCCACGGAGGCCCTGGCGAACTGGTGTCGGGCGCCTGGGAGGTGGGCCCGAACTTCTCGTTTGCGCCGCTGGTGATAGGCCCGAGCGCGATCCCGGTCGTCACCGACGAGGCGGAGGTCGCGGTCGCGGTCGTGGGACCCTCCCTGAGGTCACACCCGCCAGAGCTCTTCCAGCCGAAGCTCCATCGCCTCGAAAGGCTCCACGCGCACGACCGCTTCGTCGGACCACGCGCCCAGACGCTCCCAGCGAAGGTCACGCAGCCGGTACGCCTCGAGCGTCCGCGTTCGCGGCGTCACGAGCCAAAGGCAGGCGAGCCCTTCGCGCGCGTAGAGGTTCATCTTGTCGCCGCGGTCGAAGGCCTCCGTCGCGGGCGAGAGGACTTCGCATGCCCAATCCGGCGCAAGCGTGAACTAAGGCCTTCCGTCGCGAATGCGGCCCAGCCGATCACGAGCCCAGCGAGCATCACCCCGATGGATCGCACCGGCAGATCCTATCTGGCGAACGGCGAAGGCGCTGGCGAGGATTTGCTTTCATAGGGATTTGGCTCCTCGACCCCGGCGTCTTGGACGCGAGCGGCCTCATCGGCTTCAACGCGCTCGTGGCTGACGGTCGTGCGGACGCCGGCGCCGTACATGCTCACGGCGACCGTTGCTTTGCCGCGTTCCCACATGAACACTCGAAAGCCCTTCGGAGAGATCGCCTCGCGCGTAGGCGGCCCGAACTGCGCCTCGCTCTCGCGCCGAAACGCCGCCAGGTCGCCTCCCTCGTGGTAGACATCGCAACGGTTCAACCGAACGTCGTCTCCTGTCGTGCAGACGAAGACCGTGATGCCGTCGAGTGCACAGATCACCTTCCCGTCGTGGATGGTCGAGACACCACCTTGTTGGTCGCAGATGACGCCCGCTTCGGCCATTGTCCCCCCAACCTCGGGTGCCTTCGGTGAACGACGAAGTTTCGCTAACTCGGTGGCCGCATGTGATCGCTGCGCCTGTTGCTGACGGGCAGTAGCGTCTCGACGCCGACGTGCCTCGGCCTCGGTCTCAACCTCGCGCTGAGAGCGTTCGGCCTGCCGAACGCGGGCTACCGCACGTTCCTCCTGCTCGAGCGCGGTGCAACGCTGGCGCTCGATGGCGTCTGCGACCTGGCTCCGCTGCTGGCCAGACAGCGCGCTTCCGAATTGGCTGCCGCGCAGTTGCCCCCAGCACTGCTCCGACGCCGTTCGGTATCCCGCTGCGCAACTTGTTAGCAAGAGAAGCGCCGTTGCCGTCGCGTGTCGCATCACTCCCCCAGAACCGCGTCAGCGTAGCGCATTCCCGGCTCCCCGTTCCCCGGTCCAGTTCCGGCCCCTCGGGCGGGAACCACCAGGGCACCCATCGCCGAACGGCACGCGCTACCCCCATGCTACCGGCATCGTCGCGCGCGTCTCCGAAGCTAGTGGGAGCGGCACGGCCCGCCCTGGAGCACGCAGCATTCAGTGGGTTAGCCCCTCAGCCTTCTCGCTCAGCCTCAGCAGCCTCGCGGCCCTTGCCGCCCGCCACATACCCTGCACCGAGCCATCGACGAGGCCATGGTCGCGATCGTAGAGTCGCCCAGTGGCCAAGCTCACCGCGATACCCGTTGGACAAGGCGACGCGTTCTTGTTGGAGCGAGCCGACGGGAAGATCGTCCTTGTGGATGGGGGGCGAGCGCGGTCATCGCTCGCGGGACAGGTGTCCCTTGCGACCTCGAACATCGACGTAGTCGTGTGCACCCACGCCGACGCCGATCATGCGGAAGGCCTTATCGGGCTGCTCGAGTCGTCGCTCGTGCCTATCCGAGAGGTCTGGCTTCCCGGGCGCTGGTCATCACGCCTCGAAGATCTGTGTCGTGACCAGGCCTCCTTCCTCCAAGAGCTTCACCACGATGTTCACAATGCGGAAGGAGGTGCCGACCTCGAGAAGATTGCTGAGGGGGAGCTCCCTCGCGGCGAATCGACGACAGACTTCGATCCCGAACTGCTCGGAGCAGCGTTGGAACACGAAGAACGCCTCGAGCCGGATCTTCTCAGCGCGTCGGCACATCCTGCTTGGTGGCTGCCATGGGCCGAGATGTGGCCTGGGTTCCACGGCCCCAACGCCCCCAAGTGGCAGCTATGGATCGACGCAGTGCAGACCGCGGTTCGCATCCGCGACGTTGCGCGCGCTGCGCATCACCACGGGGCGCGGCTTCGATGGTTCGACTTCGACGAGGTGAACGTTAATCGGGCCCCACCTTCTGGCGGCGAGCCGTTCCTTTACCCGCTCAACTCGGTCGAACTGACCAAGCGTCACGCCCTGCGGAAACTCGGCGCGCTTCACTTCTTGGCTCTCAGCGTGGCCAACCGCGAGTCCTTGGTGTTCCTCGCGCCCCAGACGGACGACGACACGCCGGTCCTCTTCGCAGCTGACTCCGATCTGGCGTGCGGCCGCGTTCCCGGAACGAGCCGCACGCTCGCCGTGACGGCACCGCACCACGGGTCCGAGGCGAACAAGACTGCGTATGTGACCGTGTCTCGGGCGGCCGCGAACGTCGTGTGGGTTCGGAGCGACGGGAACTACAAGAAGCGTCCGGGACCGGCCTTCCTCGGTGAAAAGGCGCGTGTCTGCACGTTGTGCCGCAGCGGCGGCGCTTCCAAGCAGACTGTCCGCCTTGATGACACGCCTTCCGGATGGACGCTCGCGGAGGGCGTGCGCGGCTGCAACTGCAAGTAGATCGTTGGACGAGGCCAGGCCGCGAGGCTCGGATTCAACAGCCGGCCGCCGAGGTCTTCGCGGAAGGGTGACCGCGCGATGTGGTACGCCTGACTTCGACGAGGTTGCCGTGGTCGAAACCCCGAAGCACGTGAGTGGCGCAGAGCTCGTCGTGAACGCGTTTGGGTACTGGCCTTCGTTCCACGACGCGCGCATCGAGGGCGTGCGGCTCGACCGTGCTGGTGGAGGCGCCGTGATGTTTAGACTCCACGCGTTCGAGATGACGCGTGAAACGGATGCACGCGGCTGCTTCAGGGTCACGAAGCGCCATGTGGTGCACCTTCGTTTCGATGACGTCGCGGACGTTTTGATTCCGGAGCGCGACGACACACTTTTGGGTCTCGAGATCGGGAGCGAACTCGGCAGCGACGGGCGATTTCTCGTTGTTGTCGAGAGCGCAATCGGAAACGAGGACGAAGGCTACGGCGGGTCGTTCCGCGCTCGCTCCGGTGTCGTGCTCGATGTCGTCCCGCTCGCTGCCGAATAGGCATTGCCCTGCAGGGGTCGGCGCATTCAGTGGGTTCGCCCCCTCAGCCTTCTCGCCCAGCCTCAGCCCTCTTGCTCAGGCTCAGCCTCCCGCCTGCTACCTGCCCCCCTCGCACGCATCGCACCGCCCGCATCGCGCGCTCCCCGCTTCACCGAAGTACTCGGCGACGGCGACGCGTCGGCACTGCGTGCTCTGCGCGTAGTGGAGCATCGCCGCGAGCCGCTCGGCGTCGCGCGTGCGTCGCCGTTCGTACTCGGCCGCGATCGCGCCGCACGCATCGCCGCCCGCGTCTCGCCCGCCGCCGCCGCTCTCAAGGCGCGCGAGGCAACCCAAGATCGCGTCGACCCTCTTCACCGAGACCCCGGTCTCGAGCGCGATCGCCCGCAGCTCGTCGCCGCTGCGTTCCCCGGCTCCCACGCCCGCCCGCCCCGCCGCCGCCACGACCTTCGCGATCTCCCCTCGCGTCGCGTACTTCCGCGCGATGAAGAACGTCTGCACGCTCTTGTCCTCGAGTCGATACAGGAGCACGCACCGCGCGCTTCGTCCGTCGCGGCCTGCGCGGCCGGCCTCTTGCGCGTAGCTCTCGATGGAGTCGGGCACTTGGTAGTGCACCACGAAGCGCGTGTCGGGTTTGTCGATGCCCATGCCGAAGGCCTTGGTCGCGATCATCACGCGCACCGTGCCGTCCATGAAGTGCGCGCGGCTCCGCTCGCGATCGGCCGCGCTCATGCGCCCGTGGTAGCGCGCCACCGGGATGCGTGACGCCGCCGTCCAGCGGTAGAGTTCATCGGCCTTCTTCACCGTCGCCGTGTAGACGATGCCGGGGCCTGGCTCGTCGTCGAAGAGCCGCAAGAGCGCGACGCGCTTGGCCATCTCGTTGACGGTGCGCTCGACGTGAAAAGCGAGGTTCGGGCGGACGACGCTCGTGCGCACGACGAGCGGCGCGCGAAGCCCGAGCGCGCGCACGATGTCGGCGGCGGTCTCGCTCGTGGCCGTCGCAGTGAGCGCCAAGATGGGCGGTCGCCCGAGCGCCTCGGCGGCCTTGGCGATGGCCATGTACGCGGGGCGGAAGTCGTGACCCCACGCGGAGACGCAGTGCGCTTCGTCGATGGCGAGGAGCTTCACCCCCCGCGCGCGGAGCATGCGAAGACACGCTTCGGTGCGGAGCCGCTCGGGCGTCACGTAGATGAGCGGATGCTCGCCGGCGCGGATCTCACGCTCAGTGTCGCGCTCCTCGCTCGCAGTGAGCGTCGAGTCCAGCTCGGCAGCGTCGATGTTGGCGTCGTCCAAGTGATCGCATTGGTCCTTCATGAGCGCGATGAGCGGGGAGACCACGACGACGGGACCGCCCAGGACGAGCGAAGGCAATTGGTACGCGAGCGACTTGCCGCCGCCAGTGGGCAAGACCCCCAGCGCATCGCGTCCCGCGAGGACGGACCCAATGAGCTCGCGCTGGCCAGGGCGGAAGGAAGAGACGCCGAAGCGAGAGAGGGCGAGAGAAGAGAGGAGAGGCCAGCGGGGGTCGCGGTCGAGGTCGGGGTCGGGGTCGGGGTCGGGGTCGAGGTCGTGGTCGTGGTCGAGGTCGAGGTCGAGGTCGAGGTCGAGGTCGAGGTCGAGGTCGAGGTCGCGGTCGGGGTCGGGGTCGGGGTCGGGGTCGGGGTCGTGGTCGGGGTCGTGGTCGGGCTCGCGGACAGGCGATTCGTCCACGGGCACGGGCACGTTCACGTTTACGGGGAGAGGTTGCATCTCAGGACTCCACGAAGATGAGCTCGGTCAGATCGGCGCGGAGCGAGAGGGTGGGGGACTGCGAATGGAGCAGGGACGAGAGAGGAACATTCGCGGCGTGCCGAAGGACCACGCGGTCCGGCTTCGGCGCGCCGCCGGACCCGTGGCTTGCTAGCCACTCGAGGAAAGTGCCCGTGAAGCTCTCGGCGTAGCGCTTGGTCAGAAACTCCATGCAGCGGCGAAAGAGCTTCGGCAGGATCAGCGCGCCGTGGGGGCCCACGGAGCGTGCGCCGTGGAGCACGAAGCCGCTCTTCGTGGCGTCGTCGCGCCAGATGCCGACACGCTTGGCGCGCGCGCGGCGCGCCACGTCGCGGAACAGCTTGCGGTGCACCTCGGGCATCGAGGTGTACGCGAGCGGGTACACGTGTCCCCCTTCGAGCATCGCGTGGGTAGCGCTCGTGCGCACGAGCTCGGGCGTGGCGCGGTGGCGCTTGGCGCGCGCACCCTGGCGTGGCGGAAGGACGTACGCGATGACTCGTCCGTGCGCGTCGACCGCGTTAGCCAAGAGCGTCACGGGCACAGCGGGCGGAGTCGCGGCGATGATCGTGGTCGCGTCGGCCGCGAACTGCACGCCCGTGACACCGAGCCACGCGAGGAGCGCGTCGCGGGCGCTCTCGCCGCGCGGCTGGCACGCTTGCGCGTAGTGGAGCTCGGGCGCGTCGATGCCTTCGAGCCGAAGCTGCACGCTCCCGTCGGTTGCGCCCCTCCTTAATAGACGCGAGCGGCGGAGGGCCTCGAAGCGCGCAGGCTCTTTGGCAAAGAACCGCACGGAATCGCCATCCGGCGCGTAACCAGGGAGAAGAATCCAGCCATCGAGGGCTTCGTAGAGGGGAATGAACATGGCGTGACCGAGAGTTGAGGCGGGTTGATGGAAAAATGAGTTCCCGCGCGGCGGCGCATGCTTCCGCGACGGCGCTCGGGCTTTGCGTGGTGGAGCCGACGCCTTGCGCGACGGGGAAGGGGGCTTCGCGTTCGGGTGACCAACGTTCTGTGACGGCGCGAACAGCTCCGTGAATGGCCGCGAGTGCTTCCGCGCTCGCACGTGAGCCTTCCTTGCTCGGGCGCGGTGCTTCGTTGTCCAGACGAGAGCCTTGCGTGGTGGCTCGCGCACCTCCGCGCTCGGGAGCGGAAGCTTCGTTGTCCGCAGGCGAGCCTTCATAAACCGCGGAAATGCCTTGATGGCCCGGTAATGAAGGCTCGATCTCCAGCAACGAAGGCCCGTCGTCCGCCCGCGGAGCGAGGTCTCAGGAGACGGAAGCGACCCCGGTCGGCAAGGAGCCTTCGGAGACGAAAAACGGAGGCTCGAAACCCGTGGCGGATCCTCGACTTCCCGAGCGGGAAGGTCGCCTCGCCGAAAACGGAGCTACCGCGCTCGTGACGGAAGCGTCTCCGCCCATCGCGGAAGGTCTCGGAGCCGAGCGTGGAGGTTCAGCTTCCAACACTGAGACGCTCTTCGCCGACAATGAGACGGAGTTTGTCGAAAACGGGGCGTGCACCACGGAGCCGCGCCCTGCGCGCTTGCGCACGACGCGGCTCCCTTGTGCTTCGCGTGTGATGGCGGCCCTGCTTTCGACTCGCCCACCTCGAGCACGTGCTCAGCCAGCCCCTCCGGGCGCATTGGCCGCGGCCACCGGCGCAGGCGAAGCGGCCTCGTCGATCTCCTCGCCGTTGGGCTTGCGGCGCTTGGCAATGCCGAGCTGGATGCGCGCGGCGCGGTTGGTGAAGATGGCGCGCGCGCGCTCCGACCACTCGAAGTACCAGGCATAGAGCGCGAGCATGTCGACCTCGTGCGCCGCCTCGAGCGCGGCGGTGCCTTGGGGATCGACCTTGGGCGCGAGCTGCGCATCCCCAATGAGCGCGCGGAGTCGTGCGCGCTCGTCGGTGCCGATGCCGCGGATTGCGAGCAACTCGAGCGCCTTCGCGTCAGCGTCGCGCGTGTCTTCGCGTCCCGTGCCTTTCTCGAGCGCGTCGAGGCGATCGAGGAAGGTCGCCACGCCGAGCACGGCGGCGGGGCCTTGGCTGGGCCCCAGATCGGCGAAGATGAACTCGGCCTGCGCCGGGAAGCGGTGCACGAGCGCCGCTTGCGCCTTCAGGAAGCCGACTTCGTCCCACGCGTCGAGCGCCTGGATGGCCGCAGCGGCGAGCGACTGGCGCCCCACGAAGCGGATCTTCGAGCTCGACGCCTTCAAGAGGAGTCGCCAGCCCTCTTCGTGGTCTTCGGGCCGGTAGCCGTGCTGGTTCATCTCGTCTTGCAGCTCGGCATCCATGCCGAGGGCCGCAAGGAAGACGAAGGCGCGCTTCGGGGTGGCGAGAACGGTTTGGGTGCTGGGGGCTTCGAACTTTGACATGACAATTCTCCATTCGTGCGTCGCTGCGCTCGGGCGACCTACGAGGCGCCCGAGCGGCTTGCACGATCTCTTCAGGCGTTCGTCGCGGGGCCGCGCACCGTGCGCGCCCTCGCGATGGAGGTGGCTAAAGCAGCGCGCGTGCCAGCGCGTGGGATGGCGTGCGAGGCCGACGAGGCACGAGCGTTCGCGCAGTTAGCGTCGGCCCAGCGAGCCGCGAGCCTCGGGATTCTCACGAACACCGCGGTGGCTCGTGAGAATGGTGAGAACGGTGGGAATCGTGAGAATTCTGAGAAGCGCGGAGCAACTTCTCCAGTGGGGCCGCCGAAGAGTCCTGCATGGTCTCCTTCGAGCACGAGGTGCTGCTCGCGCTGTTCCAGACGCGCCCTCTGCTGGCGGCGGAGCAGCTTCGGGTGCTCGGCGTGGAGGTGCCCGTGCATGCCCCGGCGCGAACCGACTTCGCGGATTTGACGGAGCTGGCGCCGACGGCCTACCGGGCCGATCTCGTGGTGGTGCTCGAGGATGGCGACTCGGTGTTGGGGGTGATCGTCGAGGTGCAGCTCGATTGGGATTCGAGGAAACGCTACTCGTGGCCGGTCTACGCGGCGACGTTGCGGGCTCGCCTCGAGTGCCCTGTATGCGTGCTCGTGGTGGTCCCCACGGAGGCGTTGGCGAAGTGGTGTCGGACGCTCCGACGGGGCGAATTCTCTCCGCCGAACCTCCTCAACGAGTTCTGCCTGCCAACGCCAGCCTCACCAGGCCCGCTCATGCGGAAGCCAACATCGATAGCCATTCGAGGACAAGCGTTGCGCGTGCTTGGCCCGCGGCGTCGCCGTCGAAGTGTCCGGGGACCGCGTCAACAAAACGCTCGAGTTTGGCGAGCTGCCTGAGCTCCGCGCGAACGAAGTTGGCAACGGCAGTCTGTTCACCGCCGACCTGGGCGCGCAGTGACGGCAAGCCGGCAATCACCGCAAGGACGTCCTCCAGATCGTGGCTCGCCTGGTAGTCGCCGCGGCCACGCCCGCGAAACGCCTCGAGCTTGGTGGCCACGAAGTACACGGGCGCAATTGCGAGGATCTCGACGTCCGCGACAGAGTAGGACGCAGGGCACGCTAGGGCATCGCCGTACCAGCGGTTGGTTGGGCCGATGCCAGTCTCCCTTGCAGCGACGATGTCGACGCGAATGCCAGCGTAGACGAGCCTGCACAGCGGGGCGTTCTCATCGGTGCATTCCCGAAAGCCTCGCGAGCGCAGGCGAGAAACGTAGGCGTAGTACTCGGCCGTGGTTGCGACGTCGACGACGCAGTCAACGTCGATGGTTGGACGAACATCGACGCCGCCCTCAAGCGGATAGAGCGCCGTGACGGTGCCCCCGACGAAGACAACGCGTGGGACCTCGTCCCCAAAGCCGCGCGCGACCGTGGCGATGGCGTGGCGAGCACTCGCGCGGCGCGAGCTCACGCGAGCAGCCTCTTCGCCAACTCGTCGCGCGCCATGGCCCGCTCGCGTGCCCTGCCTACGCGAAGCGTGTCTGCAAGCGCGAGGTACTCGTACAGAAGGGGATCCTCCGCGGCCGCCAGAGGCACAGTCCGGTAGAGCGGCTCAATCACGCGCCCACGCGCCTGACCCACCGCCTTCGGCACTGCCCATACAACTCCATCCTCATCGCCGAGCCTCAGCTTCTCCGCGAGAGGGCCGACGGTGAAAGCGGTGGCCATTCCCTGCCCGACGAGACCGAGTTGCGCCGGGAACACGTACCGGAGTCCACCAACAAGGAACTCATGAAGCGCCGCCCGAGCCACGCGACGCTCGCGCACGTTGAAGAGGTGGCAGGCCGCGAGGCGCTTCAGCCCATGGTTCACTTCGCCCGCACTCAGATGAACCGAGCGAGCAAGCTCGGGCTGGGTCCAATCAGAGATGCCGCGTGCGACGAGCTTCAGCGCCACGACGACATCTTGGGGTTTCAAGCGGAGAGCCATGGAAGCCTCACCGCCTTAGTCTAGCTGTGATTTGCAAATTGCAAATCACCAGTAATAGTAGCCCCATAGGGGCCCATCCCCGTGAAGGGCCACTAAGAAATGACACGGCAATTCCACCACGTGTCCCCCAGTGGTGGCGCGAGCCCATCACGGCTCGCGCACGGCCAGGACCCGACGGCGCGGGAATCGGAGCCCGCGCGTCCGCTCCGAGCCGTGGCCACATTGGTCGATCCCGTTTGCTGGCCATCGCGTCGTGCCGCGCGGCAGACCAGTTGTTGTCGCAACTCCCTCGGGCGCTCCCTCCCCAATCCACAAACGAAGCGACACGTCCGTTCGGCCGCCCTCTTCCTCAGATGCGTTCGACGCGGAGTGTCGGATCGATTCGCAGAAGGTCGTCAACGTCAGACGACAAGACCGCCCATTTTCGCTCCCGCGCCAGAAACGCGACGTGCGCATCGGTCGGGTCGGCTGTTCGGGTCGCTCCAAGGATCCGTCCAAGGTGCCGAGCGACGGCCGCGGTCAGATCAGCCACAGCGACCGATCGAAGGAGGAGCGCCACCGGCGCCTGACGACCTTCACCACCGCGCCAGATCTGCGCGACGACTCCCGCTGGCGTGACCAGCGGCGTCCGGTTCCGAACGAAGAGACGCGCAAGCTCAACCATCGTCGGATCGCGGCGTTCGAGCGCAATGAACGCCCCCGCGTCGAGGACGACGCCCGCCTTCATGCCGCGCGGCGCCTCTTGGGCTGCTTAACCAATCGCTTGTAAAGCTCGCCCGCTCGGCGCGTCTCGCTGCGAGTCGGCGCCACCTCTCGACAGAATTCGTCCCACCTTCGGGCCAACTCCTGCTCATCCAAGTGCTCCTCGATGAGCTCGGTCACCCACGCCGATACGGGCGAGGCGCCGGCTGCCTTCTTGATGCGCGCGGCGACGTCGCTCGGCACGCTGATGGTGATGCGGCGAATTGACATAACATCAGCATAACATCGCGCGGCGGCGGCGGGTGAGGTCGAGGTGACTAGGGTCCTTCGCACCCGTCGACTGACCAGACTCCGTCCAGTAACGTTCTTGGGGTACCAAGCACGGCACCACGCGTAAGAGGTCCTGCCGCATGCCTAGAGTGATCAAGCCGTTTCGTGGGTTCCCCGGTGGCGATCCGTTCGCGCCTGTCGGCACCGCGTCGTCGGCGGTGAATCAACGCACGCTCGTGGTGGGGCCCGGCGGGATTGGCTCCGTGCCAGGGCTTGGAGCCTTGCGGTCTGACTTCCGGACCATCGGCGAGGCGATGAGCGTCGTGCCGCTCCCGAGCAAGAAGGCGAACGGTGAGGTCATCCTCGCAGCGCCTCAAGACACGTGGACCATCCTGGTCACGCCAGGCGTCTACTTCGAAGAGATCCGGATGAAGCCCAACGTGATCCTCGTGGGCATCGGTCAATCGGCGGTCATCTTCCCGCCGCAAAGCGCCGCGAATTGGGTCGCGCCGCCCGGCGGACGCGGCCGGCGCGCGGTCGTGTACATGAACCACAACACGGCCGTGAAGAACCTCGTCTTCGGCAAGCTCGGCATGACGTCGAACGACTACGTCTTTTGGAACTTCGACAGGTACAACGTGGGCGAGTTGAAGGAAGCCGGCCGGACCTTGGCGCCCTCGGGCTTGGGCATTAGCGATGTGTGGGTGTGGCCGTACCCTGTCAACGCGCCGCCGCCGGTACGTGGTGGCGCATCGGTTCCCGCCAGACCCGAGCCGCGACCGGCGTTGCCGCTCGACTACCACAAGACCAAGGGCAAGACTCTCCTGATGGAGGGTGATTGGCACACGGCGCTCTTCACGAACGTTGGCAGCTCGTACTGGGAGGCGGAGGGCTACGACATTGAGGTTCGAGGCGTCAGCGACCGTCTCCGGGACCCCCACTATCACATCGCCGATTGTCACTTCACGAACTGCTTCTTTGACGCACTGTTCATCGACAACGACCCTGGGGGGTGCATGCTGGTTGAGAACATCGAGGACGTGCACGTGCGAGGTTCGTTGTTGCGGGTCAATGGAGCGGTGCATGGCGCGCCCCCGAACGGGCGAGTCTGGGGCTCATGCGTCCGGGGCCGCGGACGTGGCTTCTTCTGGCTCGAGCACACCTCGCTCGAATGCCCCGGCAAAGTCTCTGACCGCGCGCTCGACTTTGCGGTGCGCACAGATCCGGCGAACGAGCCGATCCTCGGCAGCGACGGCGAACCGCTCGATAGGATGAAGGGAGCCATCCTCTACTCGGACGTCCCGTCGCTACGGGGGGACCTGTCGCGATTCGACGTGCCGACTTGGCCCCCGAGAATTCGCACATGAGCGCCGCGGGCACACGCACGGCTTGTTGGCTCGCGCTCATTGGCGTTCAAGCCGTCTCGTGCGGTCAGACAGCAGAGCCCGACACGACGGGCGTCGACGGCGGCGCGCGTGACGCCTCTCCGACGCTGTCGTCTGACGGCACGTGCGACCTCGCGAAACCGTACCGGAGTCGCTACAGCGGGGAGGGGGTCTACCACGCCACCGAAGAAGGCGGCAAAGACGCCATCCCGTTCGTCGATCCGACGCTGACAGACGATGAACTCACCCTCTTCGTGCACGAAGGGCCTCGGGTCTACGTTTCGCGGCGTGAAGATCTGAGGGGGAAGTTCCTGGAGTTTGTGCGCCTTCGGGGCTTCGAGTCGCTTGATGGCATCGCGTCGTTGAGCGTGAGCGGCGACGGACGGCGGCTCTATTTCGTGAGCACGCTCAAGCGCGAGTTCCCGAACTTCGACCGCGACCCCCGGCTTCGGCGAGCGGTTCGCGACGGAGACACCAACGTCTATGTCATGGACGCGGCACCCGTGCTGGAGGACCCAATGGAGCGAGCCGCCGTGGCCGCGCACGAGGGGACGGTGTTCTTCGTGCAGGCTGGCGACAACGGGCTCTACGAGCGGACGCGCACGCCGGAGGGCTGGCGCAGCGCGAGGCTCGTCGTGAAATTGGGCGGACTGGGTGCTGCCTCGGCCGACGGCAATGGCGTTCTGCCGTTCGACGGCATGTTGCGGCGCGCGGGCCCCGACGAGCCGTTTCGGTTCGTAGAGGAAGTACTCGCGTTCCAAAGCTCGATGCTGCTCCATGGGTTCGAGCAGCGCGTCAGCTGGCTCGGTGCGAGCGGTTGCCGCATCTACTTCACAGAGAGTCAGGATGGTCGCGTGCGCCCCGTCATTCTGTACACGCAGCGGCCTCTGTGATGCGCGCCGGGTGGACGGCGAGTTCGGTCACCGTAGTCGAAGGTCTCCTGCACCTTCCGGCCGATCCTCCGAGGCGACCGTGAACGGCGTCGTCGCCGGCGTTTTATGCGGCTTGCTGGCCATCGCGTCGTGCGCCACGGCAGACAACTCGGCCCCGACGCCGCCAACTCGGATCGAAGCGTGCAGCGCCTTCGCGCGCGC
Coding sequences within it:
- a CDS encoding thermonuclease family protein, yielding MFIPLYEALDGWILLPGYAPDGDSVRFFAKEPARFEALRRSRLLRRGATDGSVQLRLEGIDAPELHYAQACQPRGESARDALLAWLGVTGVQFAADATTIIAATPPAVPVTLLANAVDAHGRVIAYVLPPRQGARAKRHRATPELVRTSATHAMLEGGHVYPLAYTSMPEVHRKLFRDVARRARAKRVGIWRDDATKSGFVLHGARSVGPHGALILPKLFRRCMEFLTKRYAESFTGTFLEWLASHGSGGAPKPDRVVLRHAANVPLSSLLHSQSPTLSLRADLTELIFVES
- a CDS encoding ATP-dependent DNA helicase RecQ, giving the protein MQPLPVNVNVPVPVDESPVREPDHDPDHDPDPDPDPDPDRDLDLDLDLDLDLDLDLDHDHDLDPDPDPDPDLDRDPRWPLLSSLALSRFGVSSFRPGQRELIGSVLAGRDALGVLPTGGGKSLAYQLPSLVLGGPVVVVSPLIALMKDQCDHLDDANIDAAELDSTLTASEERDTEREIRAGEHPLIYVTPERLRTEACLRMLRARGVKLLAIDEAHCVSAWGHDFRPAYMAIAKAAEALGRPPILALTATATSETAADIVRALGLRAPLVVRTSVVRPNLAFHVERTVNEMAKRVALLRLFDDEPGPGIVYTATVKKADELYRWTAASRIPVARYHGRMSAADRERSRAHFMDGTVRVMIATKAFGMGIDKPDTRFVVHYQVPDSIESYAQEAGRAGRDGRSARCVLLYRLEDKSVQTFFIARKYATRGEIAKVVAAAGRAGVGAGERSGDELRAIALETGVSVKRVDAILGCLARLESGGGGRDAGGDACGAIAAEYERRRTRDAERLAAMLHYAQSTQCRRVAVAEYFGEAGSARCGRCDACEGGR
- a CDS encoding MBL fold metallo-hydrolase, which translates into the protein MAKLTAIPVGQGDAFLLERADGKIVLVDGGRARSSLAGQVSLATSNIDVVVCTHADADHAEGLIGLLESSLVPIREVWLPGRWSSRLEDLCRDQASFLQELHHDVHNAEGGADLEKIAEGELPRGESTTDFDPELLGAALEHEERLEPDLLSASAHPAWWLPWAEMWPGFHGPNAPKWQLWIDAVQTAVRIRDVARAAHHHGARLRWFDFDEVNVNRAPPSGGEPFLYPLNSVELTKRHALRKLGALHFLALSVANRESLVFLAPQTDDDTPVLFAADSDLACGRVPGTSRTLAVTAPHHGSEANKTAYVTVSRAAANVVWVRSDGNYKKRPGPAFLGEKARVCTLCRSGGASKQTVRLDDTPSGWTLAEGVRGCNCK
- a CDS encoding PIN domain-containing protein, whose product is MKAGVVLDAGAFIALERRDPTMVELARLFVRNRTPLVTPAGVVAQIWRGGEGRQAPVALLLRSVAVADLTAAVARHLGRILGATRTADPTDAHVAFLARERKWAVLSSDVDDLLRIDPTLRVERI
- a CDS encoding nucleotidyl transferase AbiEii/AbiGii toxin family protein, which encodes MSSRRASARHAIATVARGFGDEVPRVVFVGGTVTALYPLEGGVDVRPTIDVDCVVDVATTAEYYAYVSRLRSRGFRECTDENAPLCRLVYAGIRVDIVAARETGIGPTNRWYGDALACPASYSVADVEILAIAPVYFVATKLEAFRGRGRGDYQASHDLEDVLAVIAGLPSLRAQVGGEQTAVANFVRAELRQLAKLERFVDAVPGHFDGDAAGQARATLVLEWLSMLASA